In Ovis canadensis isolate MfBH-ARS-UI-01 breed Bighorn chromosome 11, ARS-UI_OviCan_v2, whole genome shotgun sequence, one genomic interval encodes:
- the SMCR8 gene encoding guanine nucleotide exchange protein SMCR8 produces MISAPDVVAFTKEDEYEEEPYNEPALPEEYSVPLFPFASQGANPWSKLSGAKFSRDFILISEFSEQVGPQPLLTIPNDTKVFGTFDLNYFSLRIMSVDYQASFVGHPPGSAYPKLNFVEDSKVVLGDSKEGAFAYVHHLTLYDLEARGFVRPFCMAYISADQHKIMQQFQELSAEFSKASECLKTGNRKAFAGELEKKLKDLDYTRTVLHTETEIQKKANDKGFYSSQAIEKANELASVEKSIIEHQDLLRQIRSYPHRKLRGSSLCPRESEHTQDPPSQAATTSDPEESADTDHYACRPSYTPKLIKAKSTKCFDKKLKTLEELCDTEYFTQTLVQLRHVEHMFRGDLCYLLTSQIDRALLKQQHITSFLFEDLVEVDNRPAEKQESTVSKPHHYGPPSESPEDCLVPQVLISVGSYKSSVESVLIKMEQDFGDEASREAAVMESSSFDPQENLDYLEMDMKGSVSSGESIEVLGTEKPTSVLSKSESQSSLTVPLSPQVVRSKAVSHRTISGDSIEVLSTCPSEALIPDDFKASYPSAINEEESYAESGQGAIHFQAGISPPELGEAEEGSSGLTSLQTDASCCIGREAGALLVPLSTPGHTHSDEDGVVSVPPQRYRQKDQGFHVDFSVENASPSFRDNSCEGFPTYELDPSHLLTSLDGSKTSLDDHSDATSYGSSVASTSSDRTPSSVPPAGPSSERHKKRAGQNALKFIRQYPFAHPAIYSLLSGRTLVVLGEEETMVRKLVTALSIFVPGYGRHGKPVKHWLSSPLHITDFQKWKLIGLQRVASPSSAGALHALSRYSRYTSILDLDRKTLRCPLYRGTLVPRLADHRTHIRRGSTYLLHVQSMLAQLCAKAFLYTFCHHLHLPAHGGEAPELAASRQASFLQLTLGLVHEDVKVVRYLAELLRLHYMQEPRGTSQPALRFDYVPSFLYKI; encoded by the exons ATGATCAGCGCCCCTGACGTGGTGGCCTTCACCAAAGAGGACGAGTACGAGGAGGAGCCTTACAATGAGCCAGCACTGCCCGAGGAGTACTCGGTGCCGCTTTTCCCCTTTGCCAGCCAAGGAGCCAATCCATGGTCCAAACTGTCTGGGGCCAAGTTCTCTCGGGACTTCATCCTTATTTCCGAATTCTCTGAGCAGGTGGGACCCCAGCCCTTACTGACCATCCCCAATGACACCAAAGTTTTTGGTACTTTTGATCTCAATTATTTCTCTTTGCGGATCATGTCTGTGGATTACCAGGCGTCCTTCGTGGGGCATCCTCCTGGCTCTGCCTACCCCAAACTGAACTTCGTGGAGGACTCCAAGGTAGTGCTGGGAGACTCCAAGGAAGGGGCCTTTGCCTACGTGCACCATCTCACCCTGTACGACCTGGAGGCCCGCGGCTTTGTGAGACCCTTTTGTATGGCTTATATCTCGGCAGACCAGCACAAAATTATGCAGCAGTTCCAGGAGCTCTCAGCTGAATTTTCCAAAGCATCAGAGTGCTTGAAGACAGGCAACAGAAAGGCTTTTGCCGGGGAACttgaaaaaaaactgaaagatttaGATTACACCAGGACAGTGCTACACACGGAGACAGAGATCCAGAAGAAAGCTAACGACAAAGGCTTTTACTCATCTCAGGCCATCGAGAAGGCCAATGAACTGGCCAGCGTAGAGAAGTCCATCATCGAACATCAAGACCTTCTGAGGCAGATCCGCTCATACCCTCATCGCAAGTTGAGGGGGTCCAGTTTGTGTCCTAGGGAATCGGAACACACCCAGGATCCACCCAGCCAGGCAGCCACTACCTCTGACCCTGAAGAGTCTGCTGACACCGACCATTATGCCTGCAGACCCTCCTACACCCCGAAACTCATCAAAGCAAAGTCCACCAAGTGTTTTGACAAGAAGCTCAAGACCTTGGAGGAGCTCTGTGACACTGAGTACTTCACCCAGACCCTGGTGCAGCTCCGCCATGTTGAGCACATGTTCAGAGGGGACCTTTGTTACCTCCTGACCAGTCAGATTGACAGAGCACTCCTGAAGCAACAACACATCACCAGCTTCCTTTTTGAAGACTTGGTGGAGGTCGACAACAGACCGGCTGAAAAACAGGAGAGCACAGTCTCTAAGCCCCATCACTACGGGCCGCCTTCTGAGTCTCCAGAAGACTGTTTGGTTCCTCAAGTGTTAATCAGCGTAGGCTCCTACAAATCCAGCGTGGAGTCCGTGCTCATCAAGATGGAGCAGGACTTTGGGGATGAGGCATCAAGGGAAGCGGCAGTGATGGAATCAAGCAGTTTTGACCCCCAGGAGAACTTGGACTACCTGGAGATGGACATGAAAGGGAGCGTTAGTAGCGGAGAGAGCATCGAGGTTCTGGGCACAGAGAAACCCACCTCTGTGCTGTCGAAGTCTGAGAGCCAGTCCAGCCTCACAGTGCCCTTGAGCCCCCAGGTGGTCCGGAGCAAGGCGGTCAGCCACAGGACCATCAGCGGGGACAGCATCGAAGTCCTCAGCACCTGCCCCTCTGAGGCCCTCATCCCCGACGACTTCAAGGCCAGCTATCCAAGTGCCATTAACGAGGAGGAGTCCTACGCAGAGAGTGGCCAGGGGGCCATCCACTTCCAGGCAGGCATCAGCCCACCAGAGctgggggaggctgaggagggCAGCTCAGGCCTCACTTCGCTACAGACAGATGCCTCCTGCTGCATCGGGAGGGAAGCTGGTGCTCTGCTGGTGCCACTCTCCACCCCAGGCCACACACACTCCGATGAGGATGGGGTCGTGAGTGTTCCCCCACAGCGCTACCGGCAGAAGGACCAAGGATTCCACGTGGACTTCTCGGTGGAAAATGCCAGTCCTTCTTTCCGAGACAATAGTTGTGAAGGCTTCCCTACTTACGAGCTGGACCCGAGCCACCTGCTGACCAGCCTAGACGGCAGTAAGACCAGCCTAGATGACCACTCCGATGCTACCAGCTATGGGAGCAGTGTAGCCTCCACCAGCTCTGACAGGACTCCCTCCTCCGTGCCTCCTGCTGGCCCCTCTTCCGAGAGGCACAAGAAGAGGGCAGGCCAGAACGCCTTAAAGTTCATCCGCCAGTACCCATTTGCCCACCCAGCCATCTACTCCCTGCTCAGCGGGAGGACGCTGGTGGTCCTGGGGGAAGAGGAGACCATGGTCAGGAAGCTGGTGACTGCACTCTCCATCTTTGTCCCTGGCTACGGCCGCCATGGCAAACCCGTGAAGCACTGGCTCTCCTCCCCTTTGCACATCACGGACTTCCAGAAGTGGAAGCTTATTGGCCTGCAGAG GGTGGCATCCCCCTCCAGTGCCGGTGCCCTGCACGCCCTGAGCCGCTACAGCCGCTACACGAGCATCCTTGACCTGGACCGGAAGACCTTGCGCTGCCCACTGTACAGGGGCACCCTGGTGCCGCGGCTGGCAGACCACCGCACACACATCCGGCGGGGCAGCACCTACTTGCTGCACGTGCAGAGCATGCTCGCACAGCTGTGTGCCAAGGCTTTCCTCTACACCTTCTGCCATCACCTGCACCTGCCCGCGCACGGTGGCGAGGCCCCAGAGCTGGCTGCCAGCCGCCAGGCCAGCTTCCTGCAGCTGACGCTGGGGCTAGTGCACGAGGATGTCAAGGTGGTGCGGTACCTGGCGGAGCTGCTGCGGCTGCACTACATGCAGGAGCCACGTGGGACCAGCCAGCCCGCCCTCAGGTTTGACTACGTGCCCAGCTTTCTGTACAAGATCTGA